CGATGGTGACATCACCTAATCGATATTCATCAATTAGATACTCGTGAGCTAATATGGTTGTATTATAGCCGATCACCGTATTGCGGCCTACTCGAATCCGTTCCGGAAACATAATGTCCACCATAACCATTAAGGCGAACGCGGTTTGCTTTCCAACTTCCATACGTAAAAGTGTCCGATAGAGCCAGTTTTTCATCCCCAGAAAAGGGGTGTAGCGAGCCAGCTGAATAACTGTAAAGTTTTTAACCACCTTGAAAAACGGCACCGTTTTATAGATGTGCCATAAAGAATTCGCACCTTCAACTGGATAACGCTCCGTTTTTCTCATAGGTTATCCTCCTGTAATTTCAAGCAGTTCACTCATATGGTCCAGCATATAATCAGGCTTAAGCTGCTCAAGTACTTCTCTGCCTTTAACCGTCCAAGCTACGCCCGCCGTGTGAGTACCAGCATTATGACCGGCTTCAATATCATGCGTGTTATCTCCAACCATCAGGGACTCGGATGCTTTGGAGTCTAAAGCATGAAGAGCCTTAACAATCGGTTCAGGATGAGGTTTTGCGTTGGTTACATCATCAAGGGTGATAAT
The Halobacillus halophilus DSM 2266 DNA segment above includes these coding regions:
- a CDS encoding acyltransferase, coding for MRKTERYPVEGANSLWHIYKTVPFFKVVKNFTVIQLARYTPFLGMKNWLYRTLLRMEVGKQTAFALMVMVDIMFPERIRVGRNTVIGYNTTILAHEYLIDEYRLGDVTIGDEVLIGANTTILPGITIGDQAVVSAGTLVHKDVPAGTFVGGNPMKVIYTKEEMDKRKESDSVLNGSRQA